A region from the Achromobacter seleniivolatilans genome encodes:
- the recG gene encoding ATP-dependent DNA helicase RecG → MPAAAVASKQTGADKKGAGKPLSDTERKLRNLGLVLPEDFVLHLPLRYEDETRVISISALRPGYAGQVEGEITKSEVQYRPRRQLTATLVDDTGELQLRWLNFYPSQQKQISVGKRLRARGEVRSGLFGRQMVHPRMTNADAPLPTALTPVYPTTEGLPQLTLRRAIAQALDRADLSDTLPDEALARYDLPTFEPAIRALHTPAQGESEQALLDRVHPAWRRIKFDELLAQQLSLAAARAARRVKEAESLPVQNAPGGLVAKLYETLPFKLTGAQQRVVQEISADLAKPYPMHRLLQGDVGSGKTVVAAIAAAQAIAGGAQVALMAPTEILAEQHFRKLVSWLQPLGVNVTWLSGSLTAKARREAVAAAADGSVQLVVGTQALIQDHVEFHRLGLSIVDEQHRFGVGQRLALTKKGETVRGRIVPHQLNMSATPIPRTLAMTFFADLDVSVIDELPPGRTPVLTKLVSDARREEVIAHVAQAARGGQQVYWVCPLVEESEALELQTAVDTYEGMRVDLPDLRIGLVHGRLPQAEKAAVMQAFREGEVDLLVATTVIEVGVDVPNASLMVIEHSERFGLAQLHQLRGRVGRGTAESVCVLLYQTPLSQVARERLRAMFETSDGFEIARRDLEQRGPGEFLGTRQSGMALLRFADLETDAAIAEDARDAAVWLRAEHPAAVEAHLTRWMRGREDFLRT, encoded by the coding sequence ATGCCGGCCGCGGCAGTGGCTTCCAAGCAAACCGGCGCCGATAAAAAAGGCGCTGGCAAACCCTTGTCAGATACAGAGCGCAAGCTCCGTAACCTGGGTTTGGTGCTGCCCGAAGACTTCGTGCTGCATCTGCCGCTGCGCTACGAGGACGAAACCCGCGTCATTTCGATCAGCGCCTTACGCCCGGGATACGCCGGGCAGGTCGAAGGCGAGATCACCAAGTCCGAGGTGCAATACCGGCCTCGGCGCCAGTTGACCGCCACATTGGTGGACGACACGGGCGAATTGCAATTGCGCTGGCTGAATTTCTATCCCAGCCAGCAAAAACAAATCAGCGTGGGCAAGCGTTTGCGTGCCCGCGGCGAAGTCCGCAGCGGCCTGTTTGGCCGTCAGATGGTGCATCCCCGCATGACCAATGCGGACGCGCCATTGCCTACCGCGCTGACCCCTGTTTATCCCACCACGGAAGGGTTGCCGCAGCTGACCTTGCGCCGCGCGATTGCGCAGGCGCTGGATCGCGCCGACCTGTCCGACACGCTGCCGGACGAGGCCCTTGCCCGTTACGATCTGCCGACCTTCGAGCCGGCGATCCGCGCCCTGCACACGCCTGCCCAGGGCGAGTCCGAACAGGCGCTGCTGGATCGCGTGCATCCGGCCTGGCGGCGGATCAAATTCGATGAATTGCTGGCGCAGCAGTTGTCTCTGGCTGCTGCAAGGGCCGCCCGGCGCGTCAAGGAAGCGGAGTCGCTGCCGGTGCAGAACGCGCCGGGCGGGCTGGTGGCCAAGCTGTATGAAACCTTACCGTTCAAGCTGACGGGCGCACAGCAGCGGGTCGTTCAGGAAATATCCGCCGATCTGGCCAAGCCATACCCCATGCACCGTTTGCTGCAGGGCGATGTAGGCAGCGGCAAGACCGTAGTGGCGGCCATTGCAGCCGCCCAGGCTATAGCAGGCGGCGCGCAAGTGGCGCTGATGGCGCCCACCGAAATTCTGGCCGAACAGCATTTCCGCAAGCTGGTGTCGTGGTTGCAGCCTTTGGGCGTAAACGTGACCTGGTTGAGCGGCAGCCTGACGGCCAAAGCGCGGCGCGAAGCCGTAGCCGCCGCCGCAGACGGCAGCGTGCAACTGGTAGTCGGCACACAGGCGCTTATTCAGGACCATGTGGAATTCCATCGATTGGGGCTCTCTATTGTTGATGAGCAGCACCGCTTTGGCGTCGGCCAGCGCCTGGCGTTGACAAAGAAAGGCGAGACGGTGCGCGGACGCATCGTGCCGCATCAACTCAACATGAGCGCCACCCCCATTCCGCGCACGCTGGCCATGACCTTCTTCGCGGATCTGGATGTGTCCGTGATTGATGAATTGCCGCCTGGCCGCACGCCGGTGCTGACCAAGCTGGTGTCGGACGCGCGCCGCGAAGAGGTCATTGCCCACGTTGCGCAGGCAGCGCGTGGCGGCCAACAGGTTTATTGGGTCTGTCCGCTGGTCGAAGAAAGCGAAGCGCTTGAGCTCCAAACGGCAGTGGACACCTATGAAGGGATGCGGGTAGATCTGCCTGATCTGCGCATCGGCCTCGTGCATGGCCGTTTGCCTCAAGCCGAAAAGGCTGCCGTCATGCAGGCCTTCCGCGAAGGCGAGGTGGACTTGCTGGTGGCCACCACCGTCATTGAAGTCGGCGTAGACGTGCCAAATGCCTCGCTGATGGTGATCGAGCATTCCGAACGCTTTGGCCTGGCGCAGCTGCATCAGTTGCGCGGCCGGGTAGGGCGCGGCACGGCGGAATCAGTCTGTGTGCTGCTGTACCAGACGCCCTTATCGCAAGTTGCGCGGGAACGCCTGCGCGCCATGTTTGAAACATCGGACGGCTTTGAAATCGCCCGGCGCGATCTGGAGCAACGCGGCCCCGGTGAATTCCTGGGCACGCGCCAGTCGGGCATGGCGTTGTTGCGTTTTGCCGATTTGGAAACTGACGCCGCGATTGCGGAAGATGCGCGCGATGCCGCGGTATGGCTGCGCGCTGAACACCCGGCCGCTGTCGAGGCCCATCTGACGCGCTGGATGCGTGGCCGCGAGGACTTTCTGCGTACCTGA
- a CDS encoding LysR substrate-binding domain-containing protein yields the protein MTLTELKYIVAVARERHFGRAAEACFVSQPTLSVAIRKLEDELGVTLFERGGAEVGVTPIGQRIVAQAQKVLEESASIKEIARQGHDPLAGPLRVGVIHTIGPYLLPKLVPVQIGRTPQMPLLLQENFTVRLVELLRQGEIDCAIMALPLPEAGLVMQPLYDEPFIVAVPQDHELAQRKSIDAQDLKQQTMLLLGSGHCFRDQVLEVCPELSRFSAASDGIQRTFEGSSLETIRHMVAAGIGVTVLPVTAVPEHPPSNSLLRYLPFEGHVPERRVVLAWRRSFPRLAAIEALAQAVYECELPGVKMLVGEVAAIQD from the coding sequence ATGACTCTCACCGAACTCAAATACATCGTCGCCGTGGCGCGCGAACGGCATTTCGGCCGGGCGGCCGAGGCCTGTTTCGTCAGCCAGCCGACCTTGTCTGTTGCCATCCGCAAGCTGGAAGACGAATTGGGCGTGACCCTATTCGAACGAGGCGGCGCCGAAGTGGGCGTCACGCCGATCGGCCAGCGCATCGTGGCCCAGGCGCAGAAAGTGCTGGAAGAAAGCGCCAGCATCAAAGAGATTGCGCGGCAGGGGCATGATCCCTTGGCCGGCCCTTTGCGCGTCGGCGTCATTCATACGATCGGCCCCTATCTGTTGCCCAAGCTGGTGCCGGTGCAGATCGGCCGCACGCCGCAAATGCCGCTGCTGCTGCAAGAGAACTTCACCGTGCGACTGGTGGAACTGCTGCGCCAGGGCGAGATTGATTGCGCCATCATGGCTTTGCCCTTGCCCGAGGCAGGGCTGGTCATGCAGCCGCTATACGATGAACCCTTCATCGTCGCCGTGCCGCAAGACCACGAGCTGGCCCAACGCAAGTCCATCGACGCGCAAGATCTGAAGCAGCAGACGATGCTGCTGCTGGGCAGCGGCCACTGCTTCCGCGATCAGGTGCTGGAAGTGTGCCCAGAGCTCTCGCGCTTCTCGGCCGCCAGCGATGGCATCCAGCGCACCTTTGAAGGCTCGTCGCTCGAAACGATCCGCCATATGGTTGCCGCCGGTATCGGCGTTACCGTACTGCCGGTGACTGCCGTGCCCGAGCATCCGCCGTCCAACAGTTTGCTGCGCTATCTGCCTTTCGAAGGCCACGTGCCCGAACGCCGTGTGGTGCTGGCATGGCGCCGCAGCTTCCCAAGGCTGGCTGCCATCGAGGCGCTGGCGCAAGCCGTGTACGAATGCGAATTGCCGGGCGTGAAGATGCTGGTGGGTGAAGTTGCGGCCATCCAGGATTGA
- a CDS encoding ferredoxin--NADP reductase: MAAFNTERVLSVHHWNDTLFSFTTTRDAALRFHNGHFVMIGLEVEGKPLLRAYSIASANYEENLEFLSIKVQNGPLTSRLQHLKEGDTILVSRKPVGTLVVDDLKPGKHLFLFGTGTGLAPFMSIIKDPDIYERFDKVILVHGVRWVSELAYADFIEKELPNNEFFGDVVRDKLVYYPTVTREPFRNQGRITELMENGKLCEDIGIPQINPETDRAMICGSPHMLADISAMLDKRGFVVSPGVGQPGDYVVERAFVDK; encoded by the coding sequence ATGGCTGCTTTCAATACTGAGCGCGTACTAAGCGTGCACCACTGGAACGACACCCTGTTTTCCTTTACCACGACGCGTGACGCGGCCTTGCGGTTCCACAACGGCCACTTCGTCATGATCGGCCTGGAAGTTGAAGGCAAGCCGCTATTGCGGGCCTACAGCATCGCCAGCGCGAACTACGAAGAGAACCTTGAGTTCCTGAGCATCAAGGTGCAAAACGGCCCCTTGACGTCGCGCCTGCAGCATCTGAAAGAAGGCGACACCATCCTGGTCAGCCGCAAGCCCGTGGGCACACTGGTCGTCGATGACCTGAAGCCGGGCAAGCATCTGTTCCTGTTTGGCACGGGCACTGGCCTGGCGCCCTTCATGAGCATCATCAAAGACCCGGACATTTACGAACGCTTCGACAAGGTCATTCTGGTGCACGGCGTGCGCTGGGTCAGCGAGCTGGCCTACGCCGACTTCATCGAAAAAGAACTGCCGAACAACGAATTCTTCGGTGACGTGGTGCGCGACAAGCTCGTGTACTACCCCACAGTCACGCGCGAACCGTTCCGCAACCAGGGCCGCATCACGGAGCTGATGGAAAACGGCAAGCTGTGCGAAGACATCGGCATTCCACAGATCAACCCTGAAACCGACCGCGCCATGATTTGCGGTAGCCCGCATATGCTGGCTGACATCAGCGCCATGCTGGACAAGCGCGGCTTCGTGGTTTCGCCGGGCGTGGGCCAGCCGGGCGACTACGTGGTTGAGCGGGCGTTCGTGGACAAATAA
- a CDS encoding LysR family transcriptional regulator, whose protein sequence is MNLSARQLRAFVALADERHFTRAAQRCHLTQPAFSALIRSLEESAGLRLFDRNTRHVELTAEGRVLDASARRLLADMDLVMDDLRDHAARRRGRVALAALPSLAAGWLPGLLARFSQDYPGIVLDLRDALLDPCLDMVQSGQVDFAVASRRADMSDLDSEFLHADRYFLVCRADHPLAGLSRVRLRDIARHPMIQLARGSSVRKHLDEALGADAPLPVFEVEHLATVTGLVRAGLGVSVVPAMTLFHFGGDDLRIVPLAGRALTRPLYLVQRKGRSLSVAAQALVELLIAHRADIGGAGHLADA, encoded by the coding sequence ATGAATCTATCTGCCCGGCAATTACGTGCGTTTGTGGCGCTTGCCGACGAGCGACATTTCACGCGGGCGGCGCAGCGTTGCCACCTGACGCAACCGGCTTTCAGCGCGCTGATACGTTCGCTGGAGGAAAGCGCAGGACTGCGGCTGTTTGACCGCAATACCCGCCATGTGGAACTGACCGCCGAGGGGCGGGTGCTGGACGCCTCAGCGCGGCGCCTGTTGGCGGACATGGATCTCGTCATGGATGATCTGCGCGACCATGCCGCCCGGCGCCGGGGCCGCGTAGCGCTGGCGGCGCTGCCATCGTTGGCAGCCGGCTGGCTGCCTGGATTGCTGGCGCGGTTCAGCCAGGACTATCCTGGCATCGTGCTGGATTTGCGCGATGCCTTGCTGGACCCGTGCCTGGATATGGTCCAGAGCGGGCAGGTCGATTTTGCCGTAGCGTCACGGCGGGCCGATATGTCAGACCTGGACAGCGAATTTCTGCACGCGGACCGCTACTTTCTGGTGTGCCGGGCAGATCACCCATTGGCGGGCCTAAGCCGTGTGCGGCTGCGCGATATTGCCCGGCACCCGATGATTCAGCTTGCGCGCGGCAGCAGCGTGCGTAAGCACCTGGACGAGGCCCTGGGCGCAGACGCGCCACTTCCGGTATTTGAAGTGGAGCATCTGGCCACCGTAACCGGGCTGGTGCGTGCCGGTTTGGGCGTGTCGGTGGTTCCCGCAATGACGCTTTTTCATTTTGGGGGCGATGATTTGCGTATTGTGCCGCTGGCTGGGCGAGCGCTGACGCGTCCCCTGTACCTGGTGCAACGCAAGGGCCGCAGCCTGTCGGTGGCCGCGCAGGCGCTGGTGGAATTGCTGATCGCCCATAGGGCCGATATCGGTGGAGCAGGGCATCTGGCCGACGCCTGA
- a CDS encoding Rid family detoxifying hydrolase: MSKQIIHTDTAPAAVGPYSQAVAVSGTKTVYLSGQIGLEPGTGDLVSENFDAQVRQAFANMQEVITAAGGTLENVVKLTLFLTDLGKFTAANSIMAEIIPQPFPARSTIGVASLPKGAQFEVEAIMVL, encoded by the coding sequence ATGAGCAAGCAAATCATCCATACCGACACCGCGCCCGCGGCCGTTGGCCCTTACTCGCAAGCGGTTGCCGTAAGCGGCACCAAGACTGTCTATCTTTCGGGCCAAATTGGCCTGGAACCTGGTACGGGCGATCTGGTTTCCGAAAACTTCGACGCGCAAGTGCGTCAGGCTTTTGCGAATATGCAGGAAGTCATCACCGCTGCTGGCGGTACGCTGGAAAACGTGGTCAAGCTCACGCTCTTCCTGACCGATCTGGGCAAGTTCACGGCTGCCAACTCGATCATGGCCGAGATCATCCCCCAGCCGTTCCCGGCACGCTCGACCATTGGCGTGGCCAGCCTGCCCAAGGGCGCGCAGTTTGAAGTCGAAGCGATCATGGTGCTGTAA
- a CDS encoding Bug family tripartite tricarboxylate transporter substrate binding protein — MRISYKGRLALMLTAALPLTAMAQTFPAKPITFIVPFAAGSATDQIGRAIGQGITEQTGQAVVIENKPGASAMIGAAAGARAAPDGYTVLITTNTTHAANEHLYKTLTYNPVKDFAPLSLLGKGGQIMVVNPNAQAKTVGEFLAQAKQSPGKLSFGSGSSSSRIAGELLQQMAGVQLLHVPYKSNPLAVTDLLGGQIDMMITDTATGLPQVKSGKLRALGVTGLARSPLAPDVPTIAEAGVPGYEMGYWFAAYAPAGTPPDVIKRLNELLVKATQTKPAQQFYAQTGTDAASSTPDELAQFQQAESKKWGEIIKKAGIQPE, encoded by the coding sequence ATGCGTATTTCATACAAGGGCCGTCTAGCCCTGATGCTGACTGCCGCACTACCGCTGACCGCAATGGCCCAAACCTTTCCCGCCAAGCCGATCACGTTCATCGTGCCGTTCGCCGCAGGCAGCGCCACCGACCAGATCGGCCGCGCCATCGGCCAGGGCATCACCGAGCAGACGGGGCAGGCCGTCGTCATTGAAAACAAGCCCGGCGCCAGCGCGATGATCGGCGCCGCAGCCGGCGCCCGCGCGGCCCCCGACGGCTACACGGTGCTGATCACCACCAACACCACCCACGCGGCCAACGAACACCTGTACAAGACGCTGACCTACAACCCCGTCAAGGACTTTGCCCCGCTTTCACTGCTGGGCAAAGGCGGTCAGATCATGGTCGTGAACCCCAACGCGCAGGCCAAGACCGTCGGTGAATTCCTGGCGCAAGCCAAGCAGTCCCCCGGCAAACTGAGCTTTGGCAGCGGCAGCTCCAGCAGCCGCATCGCGGGCGAACTGCTGCAACAGATGGCAGGCGTGCAATTGCTGCACGTGCCCTACAAGAGCAATCCGCTTGCTGTTACTGACCTGCTCGGCGGGCAGATCGACATGATGATCACCGATACGGCTACCGGCCTGCCGCAAGTCAAATCGGGCAAGCTGCGCGCACTCGGCGTCACCGGTCTGGCCCGCTCGCCCCTGGCGCCGGACGTGCCGACGATCGCCGAAGCCGGTGTGCCGGGCTACGAGATGGGTTATTGGTTTGCCGCCTATGCCCCCGCTGGCACCCCGCCGGACGTCATCAAGCGTTTGAACGAATTGCTCGTCAAGGCTACGCAGACCAAACCTGCCCAACAGTTCTATGCGCAAACGGGCACGGATGCCGCCTCGTCCACGCCAGACGAACTCGCGCAATTCCAGCAAGCGGAATCCAAGAAGTGGGGTGAAATCATCAAGAAGGCAGGCATTCAGCCGGAATAA
- a CDS encoding Fe(3+) ABC transporter substrate-binding protein, which yields MIKRPQLNSLLRALALAGAAAFTVSANAAEEVSLYTTREPKLIQPLLDAFTKESGIKVNTVFVKDGLLERVKAEGAKSPADLLMTVDIGNLLDLVDGGVTQSVKSQTLESVIPANLRGADGKWYALSLRDRVLYVEKDLKLETFRYEDLADPKWKGKVCIRSGQHPYNTALVASMIAHDGAEATEKWLRGVKANLARKAAGGDRDVARDILGGICDIGLANAYYVGHMKNSEPGTDGRKWGDAIKVIRPTFANAKSGGTHVNVSGAAVAAHAPNKANAVKLLDFLVSEPAQALYAQANYEYPVRKGVKLDPVIASFGELKIDPLPLTEIAKHRKQASELVDKVGFDN from the coding sequence ATGATCAAGCGTCCCCAATTGAATTCGCTGCTGCGCGCCTTGGCGCTGGCCGGCGCCGCCGCCTTCACCGTATCGGCCAACGCGGCCGAAGAAGTCAGCCTGTACACCACCCGGGAGCCCAAGCTGATCCAGCCGCTGCTGGATGCCTTCACCAAGGAAAGCGGCATCAAGGTCAATACCGTCTTCGTCAAGGACGGCCTGCTGGAACGTGTCAAGGCCGAAGGCGCCAAGTCGCCCGCCGACCTGCTCATGACGGTGGACATCGGCAATCTGCTGGATCTGGTGGACGGCGGCGTGACGCAATCGGTCAAGTCCCAAACGCTGGAATCGGTCATTCCCGCCAACCTGCGCGGCGCGGATGGCAAGTGGTACGCCCTGTCGCTGCGCGACCGCGTGCTGTATGTGGAAAAAGATCTGAAGCTGGAAACCTTCCGCTACGAAGACCTGGCCGACCCCAAGTGGAAGGGCAAAGTCTGCATCCGTTCGGGCCAGCACCCCTACAACACCGCGCTGGTCGCCTCGATGATCGCGCATGACGGCGCCGAAGCCACCGAAAAGTGGTTGCGCGGCGTCAAAGCCAACCTGGCCCGCAAGGCAGCCGGCGGCGACCGTGACGTGGCCCGCGACATTCTGGGCGGCATCTGCGACATTGGCCTGGCCAATGCGTACTACGTCGGCCACATGAAAAATTCCGAGCCCGGTACCGACGGCCGCAAGTGGGGCGACGCCATCAAGGTGATCCGCCCGACGTTTGCCAACGCCAAGAGCGGCGGCACCCACGTGAACGTCAGCGGCGCGGCCGTTGCTGCTCACGCGCCCAACAAGGCCAACGCGGTCAAGCTGCTGGACTTCCTGGTGTCGGAACCGGCACAGGCGCTGTATGCCCAGGCCAACTACGAGTACCCGGTGCGCAAGGGCGTGAAGCTCGACCCCGTGATCGCCAGCTTCGGTGAACTGAAGATTGATCCCCTGCCCCTGACCGAGATCGCCAAGCATCGCAAGCAAGCCAGCGAACTGGTCGACAAGGTCGGCTTCGACAACTGA
- a CDS encoding ABC transporter permease encodes MHTESLPRPLRLRWTERGAGWLAGAALIALAVLAPVLTLGWWALDGNLAHWQHLANYVLPQALANTAILLAGVGVMVTLLGTGAAWLVTAYEFPTRRILTWALLLPLAVPTYIIAFAYLDLLHPIGPIQTAIRAVLGYDSPRQFRLPDLRSIYGAIFVLGFVLYPYVYLSTRVMFMTQAASLLEAARTLGAGRVAVFFRVALPLARPAIVVGVSLALLETLNDIGASEFLGVQTLTVSVYTTWVTRSDLAGAAQIALTMLAIVIGLIMLERHGRKRQRYANTQRMRPMQARRLRGTAAVVAMVLGWIPVLLGFVAPAVYLIFETYKRLHLVGGVSNQLINGLSNTLIVAFSATIVTLLCGLIVAWAGRTMRESATFNPGRACARIASLGYAVPGTVLAIGLLTPFVWIDTAVAKVFGGTGLFLMGSMAALVCAYVIRFLAISTGALEAGLARIPPSLEQASRLLGESSAGTLRRVHLPLLRPALAASALLVFVDAMKELPATLLLRPMNFDTLATWLYAEAARGTYEEGAVAALAIVLAGLLPVILLARTNLKMGH; translated from the coding sequence ATGCACACTGAATCCTTGCCCCGGCCGCTGCGTTTGCGCTGGACTGAACGCGGGGCTGGCTGGCTGGCCGGCGCCGCATTGATTGCGCTGGCCGTACTGGCGCCTGTGCTGACGCTGGGCTGGTGGGCGCTGGATGGCAACCTGGCGCACTGGCAGCACTTGGCCAACTACGTGCTGCCCCAGGCCCTGGCCAACACCGCAATCTTGCTGGCAGGCGTCGGCGTCATGGTCACGCTGCTGGGCACGGGAGCCGCGTGGCTCGTCACTGCCTACGAATTTCCCACCCGCCGGATCTTGACCTGGGCATTGCTGCTGCCGCTGGCGGTGCCAACCTACATCATTGCGTTTGCCTACCTGGACCTGCTGCACCCCATCGGCCCGATCCAGACCGCGATCCGCGCCGTGCTGGGCTACGACAGCCCCCGCCAATTCCGTTTGCCGGACTTGCGCTCGATCTACGGCGCAATTTTTGTGCTGGGCTTTGTGCTGTACCCCTATGTTTACCTGAGCACCCGCGTCATGTTCATGACGCAGGCCGCCAGCTTGCTTGAAGCTGCCCGCACGCTGGGTGCCGGGCGCGTGGCTGTCTTCTTCCGCGTCGCACTGCCGCTGGCCCGCCCAGCCATCGTCGTGGGCGTCAGCCTGGCTTTGCTTGAGACGCTGAACGACATTGGCGCATCCGAATTTCTGGGCGTGCAAACACTGACCGTCTCGGTCTACACCACGTGGGTCACCCGTTCCGATCTGGCGGGCGCCGCGCAAATCGCGTTGACCATGCTGGCCATCGTGATCGGTCTGATCATGCTGGAACGCCACGGCCGCAAGCGTCAACGTTACGCCAACACGCAACGCATGCGCCCCATGCAAGCACGCCGGCTGCGCGGGACGGCCGCGGTGGTAGCCATGGTGCTGGGCTGGATACCCGTGCTGCTGGGGTTTGTCGCGCCGGCGGTCTATCTGATCTTTGAAACCTATAAGCGCCTGCATCTGGTCGGCGGGGTGTCGAACCAACTGATCAACGGCTTGAGCAACACGCTGATCGTGGCGTTCAGCGCCACCATCGTTACCTTGCTCTGCGGACTGATCGTGGCCTGGGCCGGACGCACCATGCGCGAAAGCGCCACCTTCAACCCGGGACGCGCCTGCGCACGAATTGCCAGCCTGGGTTACGCCGTGCCCGGCACCGTGCTGGCGATCGGCCTGCTCACGCCTTTCGTCTGGATCGACACTGCCGTGGCCAAGGTATTTGGCGGCACTGGCCTCTTCCTGATGGGATCGATGGCCGCGCTGGTTTGCGCCTATGTCATCCGCTTTCTGGCGATCTCCACCGGGGCACTGGAAGCGGGCCTGGCGCGCATTCCCCCGTCTTTGGAACAGGCCTCGCGGCTGCTGGGCGAAAGCTCGGCAGGCACCTTGCGCCGCGTACACCTTCCGCTGCTGCGGCCAGCACTGGCTGCAAGCGCCCTGCTGGTGTTCGTGGACGCCATGAAGGAACTGCCTGCCACCCTGCTTTTGCGCCCGATGAATTTCGACACGCTGGCCACATGGCTTTACGCCGAGGCCGCTCGCGGCACCTACGAAGAAGGCGCCGTCGCCGCGCTGGCGATCGTACTGGCCGGCCTATTGCCCGTCATCCTGCTGGCGCGCACCAATCTGAAAATGGGACATTGA
- a CDS encoding AtuA-related protein has protein sequence MTQANQTVAVPLYRLAHSRSGDKGNISNLSLIAWDPECYAALEAQVTETRVADWFAYRHPTGVKRYTLPTLHAMNFVLDGVLDGGVNDALNLDTHGKSLSFRLLDMTVEVSAELARRLPDIPGDRPAAA, from the coding sequence ATGACCCAAGCCAATCAAACCGTGGCCGTGCCGCTGTACCGTCTGGCCCACAGCCGCTCCGGCGACAAGGGCAATATCTCCAACCTGAGCCTGATCGCGTGGGACCCCGAGTGTTACGCGGCGCTAGAGGCTCAGGTCACCGAGACGCGCGTGGCCGATTGGTTCGCCTACCGACACCCCACCGGCGTCAAGCGCTACACGCTGCCCACGCTGCACGCCATGAACTTTGTGCTGGACGGAGTGCTGGACGGCGGCGTGAATGACGCCCTGAACCTGGACACCCACGGCAAGAGCCTGTCTTTCAGATTGCTGGACATGACGGTGGAGGTCAGTGCGGAACTGGCTCGCCGGCTGCCAGACATACCCGGCGACCGTCCTGCGGCCGCCTGA
- a CDS encoding acyclic terpene utilization AtuA family protein yields MPQSPLLIGCASGFSGDRSDGAAAVVRTLAAQGGGTLIFETLAERTLALAQLARNDDPRRGYEPLLDELVAPVLADCLRHGISIVSNFGAANPQGAALRIAEIAREQGLPAPRIAIVHGDALNAPEQRALMKEKLGAALDGLDIVSATAYLGATEIAQALAAGAQIVVAGRVADPSLTLGPALAHFGWDPADWPKLGRATMAGHMLECGLQVTGGYFCVPGLKDVPDVDSAGFPIAEIQADGEFVIGKAADTGGAVDARTVKEQLLYEVHDPARYLTPDVVADLSHAHVVELGGDRVAVRGITGHARPAELKVNVCYRGGWLAEAEISYAGVQAEARARLAADIVQKRLGSAFKLRADLIGAISILGDDAGEMRRALPDSHARDVRLRLAGEHADRAQAERILREVTALYTCGPAGGGGVRTALRPRLNMLSCTIPREAVHSGWNFLEEIAP; encoded by the coding sequence ATGCCTCAATCTCCTTTGCTTATCGGCTGCGCCTCCGGGTTTTCCGGCGACCGCAGTGATGGCGCCGCGGCCGTCGTGCGCACGCTGGCCGCCCAGGGCGGCGGCACGCTGATTTTTGAAACACTGGCCGAACGTACGCTGGCACTGGCGCAACTGGCCCGCAACGATGATCCCCGGCGGGGCTATGAGCCGTTGCTGGACGAACTGGTCGCCCCTGTGCTGGCCGATTGCCTGCGCCACGGCATCAGCATCGTCAGCAATTTTGGCGCGGCGAATCCGCAAGGTGCAGCCCTGCGCATTGCCGAGATCGCACGCGAACAAGGCCTGCCCGCGCCGCGCATCGCCATCGTGCATGGCGACGCATTGAATGCCCCCGAGCAGCGGGCATTGATGAAAGAAAAACTGGGCGCGGCGCTGGACGGCTTGGACATCGTCAGCGCGACTGCCTATCTGGGTGCAACCGAAATCGCCCAAGCCTTGGCGGCGGGCGCCCAGATCGTGGTGGCAGGCCGGGTGGCAGATCCTTCCCTGACCTTAGGTCCGGCGCTGGCGCACTTTGGCTGGGACCCGGCCGACTGGCCCAAACTCGGCCGAGCAACCATGGCCGGCCACATGCTGGAATGCGGGCTGCAAGTCACGGGCGGCTACTTCTGCGTACCGGGTTTGAAAGACGTGCCCGACGTCGATTCGGCGGGATTCCCGATTGCCGAAATTCAGGCCGACGGCGAGTTTGTCATAGGCAAGGCGGCGGACACGGGCGGCGCAGTTGACGCGCGTACCGTCAAGGAACAACTGCTGTACGAAGTGCACGACCCCGCTCGATACCTGACACCGGATGTCGTAGCCGACCTGAGCCACGCGCACGTCGTCGAACTTGGGGGCGACCGAGTGGCGGTGCGCGGCATTACCGGCCACGCACGCCCGGCAGAACTCAAGGTCAACGTGTGCTATCGCGGCGGTTGGCTGGCGGAAGCCGAAATCTCGTATGCCGGCGTACAGGCAGAAGCCCGCGCCCGATTGGCTGCTGACATCGTTCAGAAGCGTCTTGGCTCCGCCTTCAAACTGCGCGCAGACCTGATCGGCGCGATCAGCATCCTGGGCGATGACGCGGGCGAGATGCGCCGCGCGCTGCCCGATTCCCATGCCCGTGATGTCCGGCTGCGCCTGGCAGGCGAACACGCCGACCGCGCCCAGGCCGAACGCATACTGCGTGAGGTCACGGCACTGTATACCTGCGGCCCGGCCGGCGGCGGCGGTGTGCGCACCGCACTGCGCCCGCGCCTGAACATGCTGTCTTGCACCATCCCCCGCGAGGCCGTGCACAGCGGTTGGAACTTTCTGGAGGAGATCGCGCCATGA